In Treponema primitia ZAS-2, a genomic segment contains:
- a CDS encoding neutral metalloprotease, giving the protein MRNSSKWGRTLLLFIILAAAGSCNVFNPSPLIENPGDPWYYDRAFIAHNFETKSAYTMYGLHLAENDRCIIYGENSWARQISPYMKQRIQEVAQEYSEKIYPRVTEAFGEPLDIDQNNKLIIILLDIIDGIPPGTDSYIAGYFYATDMGNSTNSNKGEIIYMDISPGFPGTQPFNATIAHELQHLLRYSAEYRQKTRGTPLWLNEGLSTAAEYIYLEEYLDDSIWFYNEDPQGTIAEGNNFFYWESTDLADYSTAYLFFQWLRIQTPPTEDDPKGFRIYKKICEYLDATSPDDNSPGTAAVVRAAKELIDKDLDSWEKLLRAWLTANYLQVADKTAPLGLYGYNNEFEDLAFHPYSGNEKIKWLLPGEGVFSTLPAGGFTPGDSGKHIRYALLREGQAPDYNPELKTYSGNFLLTYNAGDADGEAEAAYVTGIPAPKQKTTTPRTIRIGAPRRIDGTSLLPPWK; this is encoded by the coding sequence TTGAGGAATAGTTCAAAGTGGGGAAGGACCCTGCTTCTTTTTATCATATTGGCCGCAGCAGGTTCCTGTAATGTTTTTAATCCCAGCCCTTTAATAGAAAATCCGGGAGACCCCTGGTATTATGACCGGGCCTTTATCGCCCATAACTTTGAAACAAAAAGCGCCTATACTATGTATGGTCTGCACCTCGCGGAGAATGACCGGTGCATCATCTACGGGGAAAACTCCTGGGCCAGGCAAATTTCCCCATACATGAAACAGCGGATCCAAGAAGTTGCGCAGGAGTATAGCGAAAAAATCTACCCCAGGGTAACCGAGGCGTTCGGCGAACCTCTGGATATTGATCAGAATAATAAGCTTATTATCATATTACTGGATATAATTGACGGCATCCCCCCAGGGACGGATTCCTATATTGCAGGATACTTTTATGCCACCGATATGGGAAACTCAACTAACTCCAACAAGGGGGAGATCATCTACATGGATATCTCCCCAGGTTTCCCGGGGACGCAGCCCTTTAACGCCACCATAGCCCATGAATTGCAGCACCTGTTGCGGTACTCCGCCGAGTACCGGCAGAAAACCCGCGGAACCCCTCTCTGGCTGAACGAGGGACTCTCCACCGCTGCGGAGTATATCTATCTAGAAGAATACCTTGATGATTCGATTTGGTTTTATAACGAGGATCCCCAGGGAACTATTGCGGAGGGAAACAACTTTTTTTATTGGGAGAGTACCGATTTGGCGGATTATTCCACAGCCTACCTGTTTTTTCAATGGCTCCGTATCCAGACCCCTCCCACAGAAGATGACCCCAAGGGGTTCAGAATTTACAAAAAAATATGCGAATATCTTGATGCAACGTCTCCCGATGATAACAGTCCGGGAACCGCTGCGGTGGTCCGCGCAGCAAAAGAACTAATAGACAAAGATTTGGATTCCTGGGAGAAGCTGCTCCGGGCCTGGCTCACGGCAAATTATCTACAGGTGGCAGATAAAACCGCCCCCCTGGGACTCTATGGATATAACAACGAATTCGAAGACCTCGCGTTTCATCCCTATTCGGGAAATGAAAAAATTAAATGGCTGCTCCCCGGCGAGGGGGTTTTCAGCACCCTTCCTGCCGGCGGCTTTACCCCCGGGGATAGCGGCAAACATATCCGCTATGCCCTGTTACGTGAAGGGCAAGCGCCGGATTATAACCCGGAATTAAAAACCTATTCCGGCAATTTTCTCCTGACCTATAATGCCGGGGATGCCGATGGAGAAGCAGAAGCCGCTTATGTCACCGGGATACCAGCGCCGAAACAAAAAACCACCACACCCCGGACCATCAGGATAGGAGCGCCCCGACGGATAGACGGCACCAGCCTCCTGCCGCCCTGGAAATAA